The Phycisphaerae bacterium genomic interval AGGTGCGGCAAAAGCTGGCCACGATCCGGGCACCGATCAAGGTCGCGGTCATGGGATGCGTGGTGAATGGCCCCGGCGAGGCGGAGGGTGCGGACGTGGCCGTGTTCGCGGGGAAGGGGCGAGGCGTCATTTATGTGCAGGGCGAGCAGGTGCGCACGGTGACCGAGGCCGAGATGCTGGACGCCTTGTACGAGGAGGCGGTGGCGTTTGCCGAACGGGTCAAGCGAGGCGAAGCCCGGTTAAGCGGCGATGAGGTGGCGATCAACCCGCCGAAAGCAAAGCCGCGACCGTAGGCAGGCGGAAGCTCTGCCCGGCACGCGATCCCCCGCAGTCGCGGCTCTGTTCACGGCTTTGTTTGCGGCCA includes:
- a CDS encoding flavodoxin-dependent (E)-4-hydroxy-3-methylbut-2-enyl-diphosphate synthase, whose amino-acid sequence is VRQKLATIRAPIKVAVMGCVVNGPGEAEGADVAVFAGKGRGVIYVQGEQVRTVTEAEMLDALYEEAVAFAERVKRGEARLSGDEVAINPPKAKPRP